One segment of Phaeacidiphilus oryzae TH49 DNA contains the following:
- a CDS encoding FAD-dependent monooxygenase, which translates to MTSQQRSARVLVAGGGPVGMLAAAELGRYGVDTLVLESNPRTVDQPKAGTLHARSVQSLARRGYLRTRQARPDDLRERRTEAFHFAGVPGLAITAPGTEPPPILGRAQADLERDFEARARERGVRVLRGHRVTGLRQDPDGVAVTAEGPAGPEVFTAEYLIGADGARSTVREAAGIGSRTHPATVAALLGLVRLVEPGLVPPGWHRTPNGWIISGINPFGHSRVITIDFSGPHPDRRAEPTLEELRAEAARVLGRPVPMDDAVFLSRFSDFARVVRRYREGRVLLAGDAAHVHFPVGGQGLNLGLQDAVDLSWKLAFTLTGRAGKGLLDSYDEDRRPAAERVVENTRAQLALMRPDPALDPLRGLMAELLTLGQVNDHLGDMISAQEDHNGRFLPNLPLEVDGSPTDLIRLLDHPRALLLVLSPEPRLDVELVADPDGYAPEGWVRSVRAVRAKPPAGVRLPWDALLLRPDGYLAWAPGDRAGARAALRHWFGEPEPS; encoded by the coding sequence ATGACCTCTCAGCAGCGATCCGCCCGGGTCCTCGTCGCGGGCGGGGGCCCCGTCGGCATGCTCGCCGCCGCCGAACTCGGCCGCTACGGCGTAGACACGCTGGTCCTGGAGAGCAACCCGCGCACCGTGGACCAGCCCAAGGCCGGGACCCTCCACGCGCGGTCCGTCCAGTCGCTGGCCAGGCGCGGGTATCTGAGGACCCGTCAGGCCCGCCCGGACGACCTCCGGGAGCGGCGGACCGAGGCCTTCCACTTCGCCGGGGTGCCGGGGCTCGCCATCACCGCCCCCGGCACCGAGCCGCCGCCCATCCTCGGGCGCGCCCAGGCCGACCTGGAACGGGACTTCGAGGCCCGGGCGCGCGAGCGCGGGGTACGCGTGCTCCGCGGCCACCGGGTCACCGGCCTCCGGCAGGACCCGGACGGGGTCGCGGTCACGGCCGAGGGGCCGGCCGGCCCGGAGGTCTTCACCGCTGAGTACCTGATCGGCGCGGACGGCGCCCGCAGCACCGTCCGCGAGGCGGCCGGCATCGGCAGCCGCACCCACCCGGCCACCGTGGCCGCCCTCCTGGGCCTGGTCCGCCTGGTGGAGCCCGGTCTCGTCCCGCCGGGCTGGCACCGCACCCCGAACGGCTGGATCATCTCCGGGATCAACCCCTTCGGCCACAGCCGGGTGATCACCATCGACTTCTCCGGTCCGCATCCGGACCGCCGGGCCGAACCGACCCTGGAGGAGCTGCGCGCGGAGGCGGCCCGGGTGCTCGGCCGGCCGGTGCCGATGGACGACGCCGTCTTCCTCAGCCGGTTCAGCGACTTCGCCCGGGTGGTCCGCCGCTACCGCGAGGGCCGGGTGCTGCTCGCCGGGGACGCGGCCCATGTGCACTTCCCGGTCGGCGGCCAGGGGCTCAACCTCGGCCTCCAGGACGCCGTCGACCTCTCCTGGAAGCTGGCCTTCACCCTGACCGGCCGGGCCGGCAAGGGCCTGCTGGACAGCTACGACGAGGACCGGCGCCCGGCCGCCGAGCGGGTGGTGGAGAACACCAGGGCGCAGCTCGCCCTGATGCGCCCCGACCCCGCGCTCGACCCGCTGCGCGGCCTGATGGCCGAGCTGCTGACGCTCGGTCAGGTCAACGACCACCTCGGGGACATGATCAGCGCCCAGGAGGACCACAACGGCCGCTTCCTGCCCAACCTCCCGCTGGAGGTGGACGGTTCGCCCACCGACCTGATCCGCCTGCTGGACCACCCGCGGGCCCTCCTGCTGGTGCTGTCCCCCGAGCCGCGGCTGGACGTGGAGCTGGTCGCGGACCCGGACGGGTACGCCCCCGAGGGCTGGGTCCGCTCGGTGCGGGCGGTACGCGCCAAGCCGCCGGCCGGCGTCCGCCTGCCCTGGGACGCCCTGCTGCTGCGCCCGGACGGCTACCTCGCCTGGGCCCCCGGCGACCGCGCCGGAGCGCGGGCGGCCCTGCGCCACTGGTTCGGTGAGCCCGAACCGAGCTGA
- a CDS encoding MFS transporter, whose translation MSTETAPTADAGAPPTQAGGAAAAAPHPLTLAAVLLAVFVVPMSISGTAVALPEIGAATHASLAPLQWVVNAFNVAFACFTLVWGSLADILGRIRAFAAGAALFAVASLASALAGNIVLLDVARALAGLGGAAIFSCGAAILSTVYEGPARGKAFALFGTIAGVGVALGPTLGGLLTDSIGWRWVFALHAIALGLVLAVLPGVARSVPHTPRGEATLDLPGSGLFVLATVLLTTAIVEGSQWGWASAGVLSLFAAAVVALVVFTAVEKRREHPMLDLSVLRDRHFLGMCLVPVAASFGFVTMLTYLPSYLTAATGRSSGATGLTMLLLTVPVLVCPMLAAQLVQRGVRPLLLIGLSLVLLVVGDAALTLFSPRVAVAVVAVPMLVTGAGMGLSAGLVDAQALGRIDSAKAGMAAGFLNTLRLGSEAVAVAVYGSLLATLLGGKVEGGLARFPGAGHSAEVAGQAAGGDLAAAVRTSGARAPEAVHSFLVTAYDSAFHTVLWVLAVIGVALAALIAFLLRPERATAEARQSAQSA comes from the coding sequence ATGAGTACCGAGACCGCGCCCACCGCCGACGCGGGGGCCCCGCCGACCCAGGCCGGGGGCGCAGCCGCGGCAGCCCCGCATCCGCTCACCCTGGCCGCCGTGCTCCTCGCGGTCTTCGTGGTGCCGATGTCCATCTCCGGAACCGCCGTGGCGCTGCCCGAGATCGGGGCCGCCACCCACGCCTCGCTCGCCCCCCTGCAGTGGGTGGTGAACGCCTTCAACGTGGCCTTCGCCTGCTTCACCCTGGTGTGGGGATCGCTGGCGGACATCCTCGGCCGGATCCGGGCCTTCGCCGCCGGCGCGGCGCTCTTCGCGGTCGCCTCCCTGGCCAGCGCGCTGGCCGGGAACATCGTCCTGCTGGACGTCGCCCGGGCGCTGGCCGGCCTCGGCGGCGCGGCGATCTTCTCCTGCGGGGCGGCCATCCTCTCCACCGTCTACGAGGGCCCGGCCCGGGGGAAGGCCTTCGCGCTCTTCGGGACCATCGCCGGCGTCGGGGTCGCCCTCGGCCCGACGCTGGGCGGACTGCTCACCGACTCGATCGGCTGGCGCTGGGTCTTCGCGCTGCACGCCATCGCGCTCGGCCTGGTGCTCGCCGTGCTGCCCGGGGTGGCCCGCTCGGTCCCCCACACCCCGCGCGGTGAGGCCACCCTCGACCTGCCCGGCAGCGGCCTCTTCGTGCTGGCGACGGTGCTGCTCACCACCGCCATCGTGGAGGGCTCGCAGTGGGGCTGGGCCAGTGCCGGAGTACTGTCGCTGTTCGCCGCCGCGGTCGTGGCGCTGGTGGTCTTCACCGCCGTGGAGAAGCGCCGCGAACACCCGATGCTCGATCTCAGCGTGCTGCGCGACCGGCACTTCCTCGGCATGTGCCTGGTCCCGGTGGCGGCCTCCTTCGGCTTCGTCACCATGCTGACCTACCTGCCGAGCTACCTCACCGCGGCCACCGGCCGCTCCAGCGGCGCCACCGGGCTGACCATGCTGCTGCTCACCGTCCCGGTGCTGGTCTGCCCGATGCTGGCCGCGCAGCTGGTGCAGCGCGGGGTGAGGCCGCTGCTGCTGATCGGGCTCAGCCTGGTCCTGCTGGTGGTCGGCGACGCCGCGCTCACCCTCTTCAGCCCCCGGGTGGCGGTCGCCGTCGTCGCCGTGCCGATGCTGGTCACCGGCGCCGGGATGGGGCTCTCCGCGGGCCTGGTGGACGCCCAGGCACTGGGCCGGATCGACTCGGCCAAGGCCGGAATGGCCGCCGGCTTCCTCAACACCCTGCGGCTGGGCAGTGAGGCCGTCGCCGTGGCGGTGTACGGCTCGCTGCTGGCCACGCTGCTCGGCGGCAAGGTGGAAGGCGGGCTCGCCCGCTTCCCCGGCGCCGGACACTCCGCCGAGGTGGCCGGCCAGGCCGCCGGCGGCGACCTGGCCGCCGCCGTGCGGACCTCGGGGGCGCGCGCCCCCGAGGCCGTCCACTCCTTCCTGGTGACCGCGTACGACTCGGCCTTCCATACGGTGCTGTGGGTGCTCGCGGTGATCGGTGTCGCCCTCGCCGCACTGATCGCCTTCCTCCTCCGCCCCGAGCGGGCGACGGCCGAGGCCCGGCAGTCGGCGCAGTCCGCGTAG
- a CDS encoding ArsR/SmtB family transcription factor: MPDPEGHPAPEEMDLRTVLHALADPLRYQVIAALAAAPENTERTCASFALPVSKSTLTHHFRVLRESGLVQQVDRGNSRMAALRRAELDARFPGLLDLVAANQPLDH, from the coding sequence ATGCCCGACCCGGAAGGACACCCCGCCCCCGAGGAGATGGACCTGCGCACGGTCCTCCACGCGCTGGCCGATCCGCTGCGCTACCAGGTCATCGCCGCCCTCGCCGCCGCGCCCGAGAACACCGAGCGGACCTGCGCCTCCTTCGCCCTCCCCGTCTCCAAGTCGACCCTCACCCACCACTTCCGGGTGCTGCGCGAGTCCGGCCTGGTCCAGCAGGTGGACCGGGGGAACAGCCGGATGGCAGCCCTGCGCCGGGCGGAACTGGACGCCCGCTTCCCGGGGTTGCTCGACCTGGTCGCGGCGAACCAGCCCCTCGACCACTGA
- a CDS encoding TrmH family RNA methyltransferase gives MGELISIEDPEDPRLHDYTGLTDVDLRRRREPAEGLFIAEGEKVIRRARQAGYRMRSMLLSAKWLDVMRDVIDEVPAPVYAVTPELAERVTGYHVHRGALASMARKPLPAPEELLSAEPGRSAPPRRIAVFEDMVDHANLGAAFRNAAALGVDAVILTPRCADPLYRRSVKVSMGAVFQVPWTRLENWPKDVEILRSAGFTVAALCLSHKAISLDELAARDEERLALVFGTEGSGLTPEALAAADEHVRIPMDAGVDSLNVAAASAVAFYATRPRTGTAPGAAP, from the coding sequence GTGGGCGAGCTCATCAGCATCGAGGACCCGGAGGACCCGCGCCTCCACGACTACACCGGACTCACCGACGTCGACCTCCGCCGCCGCCGCGAGCCCGCCGAGGGACTCTTCATCGCCGAGGGCGAGAAGGTCATCCGCCGCGCCAGACAGGCCGGCTACCGGATGCGCTCCATGCTGCTCTCCGCCAAGTGGCTGGACGTGATGCGGGACGTCATCGACGAGGTCCCGGCCCCGGTGTACGCGGTCACCCCGGAGCTGGCCGAGCGGGTCACCGGCTACCACGTCCACCGCGGCGCCCTGGCCTCGATGGCCCGCAAGCCGCTGCCCGCCCCCGAGGAGCTGCTCTCCGCGGAGCCCGGCCGCTCCGCTCCGCCCCGCCGGATCGCGGTCTTCGAGGACATGGTCGACCACGCCAACCTGGGCGCGGCCTTCCGGAACGCGGCGGCGCTGGGCGTGGACGCCGTCATCCTCACCCCGCGCTGCGCCGATCCGCTCTACCGGCGGTCCGTCAAGGTCTCGATGGGCGCGGTCTTCCAGGTCCCGTGGACCCGGCTGGAGAACTGGCCGAAGGACGTCGAGATCCTGCGCTCCGCGGGCTTCACGGTGGCCGCGCTCTGCCTCAGCCACAAGGCGATCAGCCTGGACGAGCTGGCCGCGCGGGACGAGGAGCGGCTCGCCCTGGTCTTCGGCACGGAGGGCTCCGGCCTCACCCCGGAGGCGCTGGCCGCGGCCGACGAGCACGTCCGGATCCCGATGGACGCCGGGGTCGACTCCCTGAACGTGGCCGCGGCCTCCGCCGTCGCCTTCTACGCGACCCGCCCGCGAACGGGCACCGCCCCCGGCGCCGCGCCGTAG
- the cobA gene encoding uroporphyrinogen-III C-methyltransferase — translation MTTPAYPAGLRLAGRRVLVVGGGTVAARRLPALLAAGAAVELVAPETTPAVQAMAEAGELTWHRRGYADGDLDGAWYALVATDDQAVNTAVAEAAEERRIFCARADDASRATAWTPATGRADDFTIAVLSGDPRRSAALRDAALDGLRTGTLTAPHQREHRAGVALVGGGPGDPDLITVRGRRLLAEADVVVSDHLAPLELLEELGPQVEVVDASKLPYGRAMAQQTINETLIDRAKQGKFVVRLKGGDPYVFGRGLEEVVACTEAGVPVTVVPGITSAISVPAVAGVPVTHRGVTHEFTVVSGHTAPDDPRSLVNWEALAGMRGTLVLLMAVERIGAIAETLIRHGKAPETPVAVVQEGTRSGQRRVDATLATAAEVVAAEGIRPPSIIVVGEVVSLLDSLTGR, via the coding sequence GTGACGACTCCCGCCTATCCCGCCGGCCTCCGCCTCGCCGGACGCCGCGTCCTCGTCGTGGGTGGCGGGACCGTCGCCGCCCGGCGGCTGCCCGCCCTTCTCGCCGCCGGCGCGGCCGTCGAGCTGGTCGCCCCGGAGACCACCCCGGCCGTCCAGGCCATGGCCGAGGCAGGGGAGCTGACCTGGCACCGCCGCGGCTACGCGGACGGCGACCTGGACGGCGCCTGGTACGCCCTGGTCGCCACCGACGACCAGGCGGTCAACACCGCCGTCGCCGAGGCGGCGGAGGAGCGGCGGATCTTCTGCGCCCGCGCCGACGACGCCTCCCGGGCCACCGCCTGGACCCCGGCCACCGGCCGGGCGGACGACTTCACCATCGCCGTCCTCTCGGGTGACCCCCGCCGCTCGGCCGCGCTCCGCGACGCTGCCCTGGACGGGCTCCGCACCGGCACCCTGACCGCCCCTCACCAGCGCGAGCACCGGGCCGGGGTGGCGCTGGTCGGCGGCGGCCCCGGCGACCCCGACCTGATCACGGTCCGCGGCCGCCGCCTCCTCGCCGAGGCGGACGTGGTGGTCTCCGACCACCTCGCCCCCCTGGAACTCCTGGAGGAGCTCGGCCCGCAGGTCGAGGTCGTGGACGCCTCCAAGCTGCCGTACGGCCGGGCGATGGCCCAGCAGACCATCAACGAGACCCTGATCGACCGGGCCAAGCAGGGGAAGTTCGTGGTCCGCCTCAAGGGCGGCGACCCGTACGTCTTCGGCCGCGGCCTGGAGGAGGTGGTGGCCTGCACGGAGGCGGGTGTCCCGGTCACCGTGGTGCCCGGCATCACCAGCGCGATCAGCGTCCCGGCGGTGGCCGGGGTGCCGGTCACCCACCGCGGGGTCACCCACGAGTTCACCGTGGTCTCCGGGCACACCGCCCCCGACGACCCGCGCTCCCTGGTCAACTGGGAGGCGCTGGCGGGGATGCGCGGCACCCTGGTGCTGCTGATGGCGGTCGAGCGGATCGGCGCGATCGCCGAGACCCTGATCCGGCACGGGAAGGCCCCGGAGACCCCGGTCGCGGTCGTCCAGGAGGGCACCCGCTCCGGCCAGCGGCGGGTGGACGCCACCCTGGCCACCGCCGCCGAGGTGGTGGCGGCCGAGGGCATTCGGCCGCCGTCCATCATCGTGGTCGGCGAGGTCGTATCCCTCCTCGACTCCCTTACCGGCAGGTAA
- the cbiE gene encoding precorrin-6y C5,15-methyltransferase (decarboxylating) subunit CbiE codes for MADRVTVIGWDGSPLSTAGRAALDGATLVAAGQYLLQQLPLPAGAERFALGSTELAARRIAEHRGAAVVVAEGDPGFFGVVRTLRRPEYGLELEVLPAVSSVAAAFARVGMPWDDAQVVSAHGRGLRRCVNVCRSHSKVAVLTAPGAGPTELALMLRDVHRTFVVCEALGTPEEEVTVLTSDRVADHLWREPNVVLVIGGGRTAAAGGSTAVSGWLAGRPVDFPSGRRGWAQPPAAAGDGRAEGLSAEARAVALARLGPRLGDLVWDIGPADESLAVELGRFGAAVVAVDEDPEACARLTAEARGGGVEAEVVTGQLPGVLGELPEPDVVLLRGDTRALPACLGRRPERVVVVPRTVPEVEEARRAFGEVGYRMDGVLLQSSGLVQGDAPGRAGSLLTGSQPAFLLWGERP; via the coding sequence ATGGCGGACCGGGTCACGGTGATCGGATGGGACGGCTCGCCGCTCTCCACGGCGGGGCGGGCCGCGCTGGACGGGGCCACCCTCGTCGCGGCCGGCCAGTACCTCCTCCAGCAGCTCCCGCTGCCCGCGGGCGCCGAGCGGTTCGCCCTCGGCAGCACCGAGCTCGCCGCCCGGCGGATCGCCGAACACCGGGGCGCGGCCGTGGTGGTGGCCGAGGGCGACCCGGGGTTCTTCGGCGTGGTCCGCACCCTCCGCCGGCCCGAGTACGGGCTCGAACTCGAGGTGCTGCCGGCGGTCTCCTCGGTGGCCGCCGCCTTCGCCCGGGTGGGGATGCCCTGGGACGACGCCCAGGTGGTCAGCGCGCACGGGCGGGGCCTGCGCCGCTGCGTCAACGTCTGCCGCTCCCACTCCAAGGTCGCCGTGCTCACGGCGCCCGGCGCCGGCCCCACCGAGCTCGCGCTGATGCTGCGGGACGTCCACCGCACGTTCGTGGTCTGCGAGGCCCTCGGCACCCCCGAGGAGGAGGTCACCGTCCTCACCTCGGACCGGGTCGCCGACCACCTGTGGCGGGAGCCCAACGTGGTGCTGGTGATCGGCGGCGGCCGGACCGCGGCCGCGGGCGGCTCGACCGCCGTCTCCGGCTGGCTCGCCGGGCGGCCGGTCGACTTCCCCTCCGGCCGGCGGGGCTGGGCGCAGCCGCCGGCCGCCGCCGGGGACGGCCGGGCCGAGGGCCTGTCGGCGGAGGCGCGGGCGGTCGCGCTGGCCCGGCTCGGACCCCGGCTGGGCGACCTGGTCTGGGACATCGGCCCGGCGGACGAGTCGCTTGCGGTGGAACTGGGGAGGTTCGGTGCCGCTGTGGTGGCGGTCGACGAGGATCCCGAGGCCTGCGCCCGACTGACCGCCGAGGCCCGGGGCGGCGGCGTCGAGGCCGAGGTGGTGACCGGTCAACTTCCGGGCGTACTGGGCGAACTGCCCGAACCGGACGTGGTCCTGCTGCGCGGGGACACCCGTGCCCTGCCGGCCTGCCTCGGGCGCCGGCCGGAACGCGTCGTGGTGGTCCCGCGGACGGTACCCGAAGTCGAGGAGGCCCGCCGGGCGTTCGGGGAAGTCGGCTACCGGATGGACGGCGTCCTGCTGCAGTCCTCGGGGCTCGTGCAGGGCGACGCGCCCGGCCGCGCGGGCAGTCTGCTGACAGGCTCCCAACCTGCCTTCCTCCTCTGGGGAGAGCGCCCCTGA
- a CDS encoding GNAT family N-acetyltransferase — MTSTFPEISISTDRLLLRHFEEEDVPSLAAMLNDEAVAAWTDLPQPYTEEEARAWVLDGAPAERRSGRGIVLAVTEHLTQRLVGMVRVFATDWRLHSAQGSVVTAPWARGEGYAAEALAGTAQWLFEDQGFERLEFRTAAGDTAAQQVAQKLGCISEGVLRSAWIVRADGAPSRTDLIVWSLLPEDLDDLAAADPADASGLHPRDGLQRGEYAHWE; from the coding sequence ATGACTTCCACCTTCCCCGAGATCTCCATCAGCACCGACCGGCTGCTGCTGCGTCACTTCGAGGAAGAGGACGTCCCGTCGCTGGCCGCCATGCTCAACGACGAGGCGGTGGCCGCCTGGACGGATCTCCCCCAGCCGTACACCGAGGAGGAGGCCAGGGCCTGGGTGCTCGACGGAGCGCCCGCCGAGCGGCGCTCCGGCCGCGGTATCGTCCTCGCCGTCACCGAGCACCTCACCCAGCGGCTGGTCGGCATGGTGCGGGTGTTCGCCACCGACTGGCGGCTGCACTCCGCCCAGGGATCGGTGGTGACCGCCCCCTGGGCGCGCGGCGAGGGCTACGCCGCCGAGGCGCTGGCCGGCACCGCCCAGTGGCTCTTCGAGGACCAGGGGTTCGAGCGCCTGGAGTTCCGCACGGCGGCCGGCGACACCGCCGCCCAGCAGGTCGCGCAGAAACTCGGCTGCATCAGCGAGGGCGTGCTGCGCAGCGCCTGGATAGTGCGCGCGGACGGCGCCCCCTCGCGCACCGACCTGATCGTCTGGAGCCTCCTCCCGGAGGACCTCGACGACCTCGCCGCCGCGGACCCGGCCGACGCCTCCGGCCTCCACCCCAGGGACGGCCTGCAGCGGGGCGAGTACGCCCACTGGGAGTGA
- a CDS encoding MetQ/NlpA family ABC transporter substrate-binding protein: protein MATAAVAAAAVVAGGVAWGVGGPASSGGSAAAADAPLTVVASPVPHAQILEYVRKNLAAKAGLKLRIEVVDDYVTPDTAVEDGSADANYFQHVPYMDDFDKTHGTHIVSVGPVHLEPLGLYSHKVKKTAQLGAGATIAVPDDATDEGRALKLLADDGLITLKSGAGTGATVQDITGNPKRLQFKELDAAQLPRSLDDVDAAIINGNYALDAGLDPDRDSILLESAKGNPYANVLSVKDGHQNDPRVRKLLKLLQSEQVQEYIRRTFKGAVVPAA, encoded by the coding sequence GTGGCCACCGCTGCGGTGGCCGCGGCCGCGGTCGTGGCCGGCGGGGTCGCCTGGGGGGTCGGCGGCCCGGCCTCCTCCGGCGGTTCCGCGGCCGCCGCCGACGCCCCGCTGACCGTGGTGGCGAGCCCGGTGCCGCACGCCCAGATCCTGGAGTACGTGCGGAAGAACCTGGCCGCCAAGGCCGGCCTCAAGCTGCGGATCGAGGTGGTGGACGACTACGTCACGCCGGACACCGCCGTCGAGGACGGCTCGGCCGACGCCAACTACTTCCAGCACGTGCCCTATATGGACGACTTCGACAAGACGCACGGCACCCACATCGTCTCGGTCGGGCCGGTGCACCTGGAGCCGCTCGGCCTCTACTCGCACAAGGTGAAGAAGACCGCTCAGCTGGGCGCCGGAGCCACCATCGCGGTGCCCGACGACGCCACCGACGAGGGCCGCGCCCTCAAGCTGCTCGCCGACGACGGCCTGATCACCCTGAAGAGCGGCGCCGGCACCGGCGCCACCGTCCAGGACATCACCGGCAACCCCAAGCGCCTCCAGTTCAAGGAGCTGGACGCGGCCCAGCTGCCGCGCTCGCTGGACGACGTGGACGCGGCGATCATCAACGGCAACTACGCGCTGGACGCCGGGCTCGACCCGGACCGGGACTCGATCCTGCTGGAGAGCGCGAAGGGCAATCCGTACGCCAACGTCCTGTCGGTGAAGGACGGGCACCAGAACGACCCGCGGGTGCGGAAGCTGCTCAAGCTCCTCCAGTCCGAGCAGGTCCAGGAGTACATCCGGCGGACCTTCAAGGGCGCCGTCGTACCGGCCGCCTGA
- a CDS encoding methionine ABC transporter ATP-binding protein, translated as MITTTELRKVYRSGGRETVALDGVDLHVREGEVYGVVGTSGAGKSTLIRAVNLLERPTSGTVTVDGRELTALPPGGRELREARRSIGMVFQHFNLLANRTVRENVELPLEIIGLDRRDRRRRAEELLDLVGLDAKGAAYPAQLSGGQKQRVGIARALAGDPKVLLSDEATSALDPETTRSVLRLLRDLNRQLGLTVLLITHEMEVIRTVCDSAALMTGGRIAESGRLDDLLASPGSALARELFPLGEADGADGSGPGAGADAGADGTVVEITFQGDSSAQPFISQLARTYHVDINILGAAVETIGGRQVGRMRVRLPGGYQDNVVPLGYLRERGLQVDVVAPGDGSGAGENRGSAA; from the coding sequence GTGATCACCACCACAGAGCTGAGAAAGGTCTACCGCTCCGGCGGCCGCGAGACGGTCGCCCTCGACGGTGTCGACCTCCATGTCCGCGAGGGCGAGGTGTACGGCGTCGTCGGTACCAGCGGCGCCGGCAAGTCCACCCTCATCCGCGCCGTCAACCTCCTGGAGCGGCCCACCTCCGGCACGGTCACCGTCGACGGGCGGGAGCTCACCGCGCTGCCCCCGGGCGGCCGGGAGCTGCGCGAGGCCCGCCGCTCCATCGGCATGGTCTTCCAGCACTTCAACCTGCTGGCCAACCGGACCGTCCGGGAGAACGTCGAACTCCCGCTGGAGATCATCGGGTTGGACCGCCGGGACCGCCGCCGCAGGGCCGAGGAGCTGCTCGACCTGGTCGGCCTGGACGCCAAGGGCGCCGCCTACCCGGCGCAGCTCTCCGGAGGCCAGAAGCAGCGGGTGGGCATCGCCCGCGCGCTGGCCGGCGACCCCAAGGTACTGCTCTCCGACGAGGCCACCTCGGCTCTCGACCCGGAGACCACCCGCTCGGTACTGCGACTGCTCCGCGACCTCAACCGGCAGCTGGGCCTCACCGTGCTGCTGATCACCCACGAGATGGAGGTCATCCGCACGGTCTGCGACTCGGCCGCGCTGATGACCGGCGGGCGGATCGCGGAGTCCGGCCGCCTGGACGACCTCCTGGCCTCGCCCGGCTCGGCGCTCGCCCGCGAGCTCTTCCCGCTCGGCGAGGCGGACGGCGCCGACGGGTCCGGGCCGGGCGCCGGGGCGGACGCCGGGGCTGACGGAACCGTCGTCGAGATCACCTTCCAGGGGGACAGCAGCGCCCAGCCGTTCATCTCCCAGCTCGCCCGCACCTACCACGTGGACATCAACATCCTCGGCGCCGCGGTGGAGACCATCGGCGGCCGCCAGGTGGGCCGGATGCGGGTGCGGCTGCCCGGCGGCTACCAGGACAACGTCGTCCCGCTCGGCTACCTGCGCGAGCGCGGACTGCAGGTCGACGTCGTCGCTCCGGGCGACGGGTCCGGCGCCGGAGAGAACCGGGGGAGCGCGGCATGA
- a CDS encoding HAD-IA family hydrolase produces MDISADALLFDMDGTLIDSTPSVRRCWRTWAAEYGLGEEAAAGILQHGRPAAEIIADALPAERLADGGAERALRRIEDLECADTAGTVPLPGSLELLTSLPADRWAVVTSATGRLAAARLEVTGIRPSLLISADDITRGKPDPEPFLRGAEKLGADPARCLVLEDAPAGLAAARAAGMRSVALTTTHRAAELAEHGPEAILDSLAWLRVVPQPSGALLVHIAE; encoded by the coding sequence ATGGACATATCGGCCGATGCGCTGCTCTTCGACATGGACGGCACCCTGATCGACTCGACGCCCTCGGTCCGCCGCTGCTGGCGGACCTGGGCGGCCGAGTACGGACTCGGCGAGGAGGCGGCCGCCGGGATCCTCCAGCACGGCCGCCCGGCCGCCGAGATCATCGCGGACGCCCTCCCCGCCGAGCGGCTGGCCGACGGCGGGGCCGAGCGCGCGCTGCGCCGCATCGAGGACCTGGAGTGCGCGGACACCGCCGGCACGGTCCCGCTGCCCGGCAGCCTCGAACTCCTCACCTCGCTGCCCGCCGACCGCTGGGCGGTGGTGACCTCGGCCACCGGCCGGCTCGCCGCCGCCCGTCTGGAGGTCACCGGCATCCGCCCGTCCCTGCTGATCAGCGCGGACGACATCACCCGGGGCAAGCCGGACCCGGAGCCCTTCCTGCGCGGAGCCGAGAAGCTCGGCGCGGACCCGGCCCGCTGCCTGGTCCTGGAGGACGCCCCGGCGGGCCTCGCCGCCGCCCGGGCCGCCGGGATGCGCAGTGTGGCGCTCACCACCACCCACCGCGCGGCGGAGCTCGCCGAGCACGGGCCGGAGGCGATCCTCGACAGCCTCGCCTGGCTGCGCGTCGTCCCCCAGCCCTCCGGCGCCCTGCTGGTCCACATCGCCGAGTGA
- a CDS encoding GNAT family N-acetyltransferase yields the protein MGMSVTLSTPGALTDTDAEQLLKLQYLCYQSEAETYADWSIDPLTETLGALRARLANRRTVVARLGEEVVGAVCGWTDADGVAHIERLVVHPRLRRHGLGGRLLRAIEEQLATPTPGNPSPRAFRLFTGERSLGNIRLYRKLGYAQTGVETAEATPKITFVVLEKPAAAPATAVVA from the coding sequence ATGGGCATGAGCGTGACCCTCAGCACCCCCGGCGCCCTCACCGACACGGATGCCGAGCAGCTCCTCAAACTGCAGTACCTCTGCTACCAGAGCGAGGCCGAGACCTACGCGGACTGGTCGATCGACCCGCTCACCGAGACCCTCGGCGCGCTCCGCGCCCGGCTCGCCAACCGGCGGACCGTGGTGGCCCGGCTCGGCGAGGAGGTCGTCGGCGCCGTGTGCGGCTGGACCGACGCGGACGGGGTGGCGCACATCGAGCGCCTGGTGGTCCACCCCCGCCTGCGCCGGCACGGCCTCGGCGGCCGGCTGCTGCGGGCGATCGAGGAGCAGCTGGCGACCCCGACCCCGGGCAACCCCTCGCCGCGCGCGTTCCGGCTGTTCACCGGCGAGCGGAGCCTCGGGAACATCCGGCTCTACCGCAAGCTCGGCTACGCCCAGACCGGGGTGGAGACGGCGGAGGCCACCCCGAAGATCACCTTCGTGGTGCTGGAGAAGCCGGCCGCCGCCCCGGCCACGGCGGTGGTCGCCTGA